aaataaggccagttttatttctttcaaatatgtaggtcttttatttctttttcttaactcaTGACTCTAGCTAGAATTTCCAGTATTATggtgaatagaagtggtgagagtggacatcctccCTGTGTTGCTGAGTTTATGGGAAAACATTCAGTCCTTCACCAGTAAGTATGATATTAGCTGCAGATTTCTTCTAAATGCTTCTTTCTCAAGTTCAGACCATTCTCCTCTATTTCTAACTTGctgagtgtttttatcatgaatgggtatTGGATTTttgccaaatgctttttctgtaccaactagcatgattatatgattttcttcagtttgttgatatGTTAGATTACATTGATTTTCAAAGGTTCAGGCAGCCTTACACACCTGGAGTAAATTCCACTTGGTCATGGCATACAATTCTTTTGGaatctttttttaagttatttcctCTGAACTTCAATGATTAGCTCCAGAAGAGAAAAATTTCCACAGGTGAAAAATGTCACATCAAATCTAGAGGCCGGGGAGTTTACTGTGGGTCTGGAGCGTAGAGATCTGGATTCAAAACTTTTCCAAGTTACTTCTAACATTATCTAAACCTTAGTTTCTAAATAcatctgtaaaacggggataAGAATGCCTGAATGAGAGAATTTGATGATCAGACACTGACTCTGACACATAATAGTCAATAATGGTACCCATTTGAATGCCACAGCAACAAGCATTTGGAATAGATTAGAAACAGCGTATAAAGgcagttatatataatattaggACTAGGACATTGAGGTAACATTGCAGGATTTCCGTAAATGATCATGATCTCAATCTTTTACCCTTGGGGTTGTTTTTCATCTTATTAGATGCTTTAATAATAGATATCACTGTGAGACACTAAGAGGGTCCTTCAAAGACATTCACATTATTAGTTATTAACTTATTAAATGAAACAACCATTAGCGCTCTGTGGGCCTCTACAGATCCTCGCTGCAGGAGCCGCACACCCATTAGCCACCTGGTTTGCACATTCCACTTCACCCTGCCTCTTCAAGTCCATCAAAGAGCACCTCAATTCTACCTTCTAATTGCCCAGGTGCTCTTCGAAATGCCCAATCTTGCTTCTTTTGATCTAACTAAGTCTTTAAACAGGGAATAAATAAGACTAGTCTACTTTTTAGTGATGACGCAAGAAAATAAATTGGCTGAGAAAATTAATCAACAAAATAGTCCTGGGCTTTACTTTCAACCCCATgctctttgaaaatatataaggaaTCAAAGTGATCTATGACAGTGGCTTTCAAATATTCACGATTGTGACCCCCCCAATGAGAGTACATTTTTATATTGGGCTccagtatacacatacacatttatcagatcagtcgctcagtcgtgtctgactctttgcaaccccatgaattgcagcacgccaggcctccctgtccatcaccaactcccggagttcactcagactcacgtccatcgagtcagtgatgccatccagccatctcatcctctgtcatccccttctcctcctgtccccaatccctcccagcatcagggtcttttccaatgagtcaactcttcacatgaggtggcctaagtattggagtttcagcttcagcatcattccttccaaagaaatcccagggatgatctccttcagaatggactggttggatctccttgcagtccaagggaccctcaagagtcttctccaacaccacagttcaaaagcatcaattctttggcgcttagccttcttcacagtccaactctcacatccatacatgaccacaggaaaaaccatagccttgactagacgaacgtttgttggcaaagtaatgtctctgcttttgaatatgctatctaggttggtcataactttccttccaaggagtaagcgtcttttaaattcatggctgcagtcaccatctgtagtgattttggagcccagaaaaataaagtctgacactatttccactgtttccactgtttccactgtttccccatctatttcccatgaagtggtgggactggatgccatgatcttcgttttctgaatgttgagctttaagccaactttttcactctccactttcactttcatcaagaggctttttagttcctcctcactttctgccataagggtggtgtcatctgcatatctgaggttattgatatttctcccagcagtccagcgtttctcatgatgtactctgcatataagttaaataaacagggtgacaatatacagccttgacgcactccttttcctatttggaaccagtctgttgttccatgtccagttctaactgttgcttcctgacctgcatataggtttctcaagaggcagatcaggtggtctggtattcccatctctttcagaattttccacagtttattgtgatccacacagtcaaaggctttggcatagtcaataaatcagaaatagatgtttttctggaactctcttgctttttccatgatccagcggatgttggcaatttgatctctggttcctctgccttttctaaaaccagcttgaacatcaggaagttcacagttcatatatataactgaaacaaaaatttaatgaaataatgcctttctTAATATCTGTGATGCTTGCTGAAATTTCCCTGAATACCTTGTcactattatttttctaatatttacttatttggctgtgttgggtctcagttgcagcactcagggtGTTTGTTACATAATGCGGGATCTTTCCTTGTGTTTGTTACATAATGCGGGATCTTTCCTTGTGGTAcacagattctctagttgtggcgctcaggctcagtagtcgcagtgcaccagcttagttgccctgcagcatgtgggatcttagttcccccaccctTAGTTCCCACaatccctgcattgcaaggcagattcttaaccactggaccaagagGGAAGTTCCATgtcactattattttttaatgctggTTGCCACTACCAATGCCATGACCCACTAATGGATCGTGAGCAAGCCACAAGTGGGCCTCGGCCTCAAGGTCATATATTGCAGACAGAACTCCCACTAGGCCACTGGGAACCACAGTGGTGGCCCTCCATGGGCCTCCCTGCAGGTTGGTGTTTCACTCAGTCTGGTTGTGAACAAAAACTCTTTCTCCTCTCAGGAGCACAGTAGTAAAAGTCAGCAACATTTCAAGGGAACTCCCTTGAAAAGTGCAAATGTTTGTCTAAGTGCTTCTAAATTTTCTGTGCCTGGAACacaaatagaaggaacataagCAACATTCATTCAGCCACTGAAGTCTGCCAGGCTCACTGTGGAGGGGCCGTGTTTCACTCCAGCTTTGTACCCTAGGCCTCAGGTAGACATACACCCAAGAGCTCTAAGACGAGAGGTTGCCTGTGACTCCTCCAATCAACTCATCCCCTGTGACTGCGTGCATGCGTGGAGGGCAGGGAGTGGAGATCGAGTTGCCACTGACGCTTAAAACATGAAAATGCCTCTGGGATAATCTTCCTCTGCTCTGTGAAGCTATGGGGCCAAGTGCAAATGGAAAGCCAGGACGCACTCCTTGCTCTTGGGGGAAACCTGAACAAtctcagagcaggaaatgaagaGTCCTGTTTGATAACAGAAAAAGGGAGTATCTTTCAAGATAAAAGAAACTTTGGTTATACATGTAACACTTTAAAAGGAGGGcgatttctgtatttttctctcaGCTGTGTCACACCATCTCCCCAGTGTTGGTGTTCTGTGGAgagaaatatgactttattttgtgcaacttttggggacttccctggtggtccagtggttaagactccgtgcttccatggcaggaggcatgggttccattcctggttggggaagtaaaaACTCatgtcccacatgccatgtgtcatggccaagaaagaaaaaatacttgtGGTATTTTGTGCAAGTTTAGGCTAACTGGTGTTCCCAGAAGTGTTTGTTCATTTggaactctgagcagcagtttTCAGGACCTATGGAGCTGGGATAAGGAAGGGACTGCCCAGCAAGAAGGCAGGCAGGCTGAGGATCGAACTTGACTGACCCCTTTGGTTCTGATGGACCCCTGGAAATTCCAAAGATCAAACTTCTGGAGGTTTTAATACTGGCATGGAAAACATTTGTTTAAAGGGTAAATATGAACCTCCTGTCTATATTTTCTCTCCCCTTTCTTGAAAGAACCAATACAGTGAGGCCACAGCATTCCTATAGGCTAAAGTAAACACTGTTTTCAAAGCCTAGTTAGGGTGCTGGAAGGAGAGAAAGCCTGGGGCTAGTGACTCACTCACCAGATTGCCCCCTCAAGCCTCTATTTCTTCTGACAattctgagcagtccagacttgATTCTATCAGGGGAGCTGCCTGGAGTCTCTACTGCTTTGGAGCATTGCCAGTGTTCACCAATATTCCCAGTTCTCCCCTTCCTTCTGGGCACACGGGGAATCCATACTTCCCTGCCTTGCTAAAGTGCAGTTGTGTGACATTTTTGGCCAGTAAAAAGTGAGAAACAACAGGTGTCACATCTGGGTGGAAGCATTTTGGAGCAATGATTCTCCCAAGCTTGCTTTCTCCATTGCAGCAAATCCCAGGGCCCAAGTGGCAGATCCTTCCTCAGCCTTGGTTCCTGAATGGCTACAAGGCACAGAGCCCCCCTAATAAGTCCATGTTGGACATGTAGCATGACCAAGAAATAACCCTCAGTCAGCCACCAAGGTTGGGGGTTGTTTGTTACCATAGCATAACGAGGTCCATCCTGACGGGCCCATGGATTTGCTTAGCATAACCCACAGGACCTTAACTTTTCTCAAGGtactaattagccaatgatggGGTAAGAAACTTACTGAACTCCAAACTGGGAACTCTCCACTCTGCTTTCTCTCATGAGAGCTCATAATGGCCACAATTCGCTGGGAACTCGTTCCAGGCAGCTCTGGATCTGTTTGGCAGCAAGGAACTCCCACGTTCCCAGAATTCTACTGGGCTGGGTAGCTCTATAAAAATCTGTTCCCTGGAGGCTATTTCAGCGCTTATACTTGTTTAGAAACATTCAGCCAAACAAATGTTCATTAAACAGCTCACCACCTCACCACCAGGCAGAATTGGAGCAGCATTTTGAAGCTGACTCTCAAGAACCCACTCCAAATTAAAGGATGGACATTCCTCCCAGGGCAGCACCTTGTTCCTCAGAAACGCAGGCTGCTGTGGATGCACATGGTTACCCAATGCAGAGATCTCGCCTCCAGGATTCTCGTGATCCTCATTCAGTTACCATGGCCACAACACACGGTTTGAACAAACAACATTTCTGACCTCATCTGGTTCTCACATTTGAAAAGTAAGACATTTGGAGAACGAATTTATTTTGAAACCTTAAAAATCAACTGATGAATTAAGAATTTTGAGTACTGTGATCAAATGAATACAAGCCATGACCTAGGAACCTCATTTTCCACCCGCATGAAAAATGACTGCCTAAAAAATCATTTTGACAACTGCTGAAATTTCTATatagtttctattttaaataatagtaTTCTACCAGTGATAAAGTTCGTGACTGTGATAGTGCCACTGTGGATAAGAGAAAGTCCTTGTTCTTAGGAAATATACATTGAGGTATGTATAGGTAAAGAGGCATGATGTTTACAACTAACTCAAACTGTTTGTGAAAAATGATAATaacaaagagagagacaaaacaaatacaatacaaTGTTAGCAAATGAGAAACCTattattcttgcaacttttctgtaggtTTGagagttttccaaagaaaacatttaaaaaaccatGTATGTTCCAGATTAGTGACTTTCAAACTTTTTTAACAATAAACCACAATATAAATTGTATGCAGCaatccagacacacacacacatatataaaatctgAACAAATGCATacagattaaattaaaaaatccacaaaataACACTTATTACACAAAGTTCTGTGACTTTTTGGttataccttatttttttttaatgccagctGAGACCCATTGAGCTGATGACCGCTAACGGTCATAATCCATCGGAACACTCCTGCCCTCAGTGGTGCTTTCTGCAACATTTCTAATACCTAGTGTTACCTGGAGACACAGAAGAAGCACTATGCCCTTGAAGAACACAGCTCTGTGCACCCTGAATCCATGTGGGCTTTGAAAACCCAGCCCTTCAAATACAGAGAGAGGACATTAAGATTAGAGACTGCCAGAGTGTCACAAAGGCAGTCATCATTACACATGTGTGGAGGATGACTTGAGCACATACATAGAGACACACAGCCCCTGCTCTGGCATTCTGGCCTGGGAGCTTACAGTTGGCCACCTTGCACCCTGGAAAATCTCTCAGCACCCCCTGCCCAGCTACTGGCTGCCACCTTTTCTCCTAGCCCCGAAGTGCAAAGCTCATGATAATTCCCACACCTAATAGGATCGTCCAAGCTGGAGACTCCCTGCTCCGCTAATatagcatctcttgtgtctttcCAAAACACAAAGCAAAGAGGATTTTGTGGCCTCCTCGGGAGAGTAACAATGCATGTTTGCACACAAAAGACCCTTGAAAAGTCCTGCAGAAGAGAAACctgtttaatctttttttttttttaaccttaagattttacaaatatatttgtcCACAGACAATAcccctcctctttttttccctaccCTGCCCTAAAGTTCTTTTGAAGCTAAGGCCACCCCTGGGAATAAGTGCAGAGTAATGAATCTTTGTTTTAAACACCTCCTGACACATCTGGAACCACAGGAACCACCTCCACTACCTTGGGTCTAAGTCCCCTTCCCACTGGCCTTCTGTCCTACCCATCTTCCTGGACCCTAGTGTCCCCaggctcctggaggagggggaggagggttgTACTAGAAAACAAAGGGATTGGACTTAATGGTTGCCCCACCAGGAGAACTGGCACAATTTTTAGTACTTAGCGAATGGATtaactggcgtgctgcagtccatggggtcgcaaagagtcggacacgactgagcgactgaactgaactgaatggattaaCTCTAATTCAGGCATGCAGACCCAGTTTCCtagaagatgggggtggggaggggcagggatggAGTTCTGTAGCCACAGAAACTTCCAATTCCTAGTCTTCTCACCAGAGGGCACCTGTTCATTGTTGCTTCTCTTTTTCAACTGATGCTCATGTGACAAGAGCAGAAATCCATAAACCCCACCCTCCCACACAGGGTATTTCCCAAGGTCCTCCTCTTCCCAGGTCACCTCTGATGGCAGACTGGTCCTTCCATCCTTCGCTGAAACTTccactccctgcccccatcctgtgcccctctccccaccaacCACCATCCAGCCCAGTTAACAACCTCCCCTCTGCCCCGCCAAGGCAGTCTGGGCCACCCTGGTGTGGCACAGTCAGTCCCTCTGGAGGACAAACAGCACGTGCTGGGCCACACTGAGCAGGAGACCAGAGCCCACGAGAAACGGGGTCTTGTGGCCCGAGCCGCCTACCCCGAGAGAGGGAAGGCTGTCGGACAGCGAGGTGTTGACCGGCCCCTTAGTGGTATTGGCTGCCTCCGCCACCGGGGCCCTCGGGGCCAACAGCTTGGAGAGGAGGCTGCTGAACCTGCTCACTGTGGTGGCCGCCGGCTCTGGGGATGAGCCGGGACTGGAAGCCGTGAGGTTCAGCTCGTCAGGGTCCACACAGAAGCCTTCGGAGGAGCGCCCGAAGGCCACCTGGCGGAGGTCGAGGCCAGCCACCGAGCCCGGAGAGGCGCAGGGCACGTCAGCGGTGCGCCCAAAGCTCTCCATCCAGTCCCGCAGCCACTCCAGACGGCAGTCGCAGCGCCACGGGTTGCGGAAGAGGAAGAGGCGGCCCAGGAAGAAGCCGGGCTGGAAGGCAGCCCAGGCAAGCACAGTGAGGTGATTGCCGTTGAGATGCAGGGCCAGGAGGCCCGAGAGGTTCTGGAAGGCGCCCTCCTCCACGAAGGCGATGTGGTTGCGGTCCAGGTAGAGCAGCTCGAGCTCGGCCAGCTCGGCAAACCAGGCGCGCACCACGCGGCCCAGCGCATTGCCGCCCAGGTTGAGCGTGCGCAGGCGGCGGAGGCCGAGGAAGGCATCGGCCGGCAGCGCGGCCAGCAGGTTGTCGTTGAGCAGCAGGTGTTCCAGGGCGCTGCAGTCGCGGAAGGCGCCGCCGTGCACGGCGCGCACGCGGTTGCCCTGCAGGCTGAGCGAGCGCAGGCGGCGCAGGCCCAGCAGCGAGCTGGAGGCCACGGCCTCGATGCGGCTGCGCTCCAGGTGCGCATGCGTCAGGTTGGCCAGGCCGCGCAGCGCGCCGGGCACGCGGCGGAACAGGTTGTCGAAGGCGGCGAGCTCGCGCAGAGCGGGCAGCTCGGCCAGAAGGCGCTCGGGCACGCTGAAGAGGCGGCAGACTGTCAGGTCGAGGCGACGCAGGCGGCCGAGAGCGGTGAAGGTGCGCGCGTGCAGGTAGCGCAGGTCGCCGTTGTGCGCCAGGCTCAGCTCGGCCAGGCGCGGCAGGCCCTTGAAGGCGCCGGGCGTGATGAAGGACAGGTTGTTGTGGCGCAGCGACAGGCGGCGCAGCGACGGCAGCGTGCCAAAGGCCCGCTCGCCCAGGAAGCGCAGGCCGTTGCGGTCCAGGTCGATGGAGGCCGCCTCGCACGGGAACTCGGCCGGCACCCTCAGGAGGCCCGCGCGGTCGCAGCGCACGGAGCAGCGGCGCTCCACGCTGCTGCAGACGCAGGCGGCCGGGCAGGCGTTCACGCAGGTGTCCTCGGCAGCCCGGGTGCTGGGCAGGCCGAGGACCATCGCTAATGGGGacggggcggggagggaggagaaaagacagaaaaggcaGCTGTCAGCCACAGGATCTCCCCAGGTTGGATCCTATCCCTCCGCGTGGCGGGATGCAGCCATCCACCAAGTTCTCAAACGTCCCGCGCGGCACTAGTTCCACCTTCCAGACCTTACTCAGGTTTTCCCACCCATCATGTCCTTTCCCTTGGCTTTCCAGTTCTGTTCATCAGCAAAACTCAACTGGAATCCGGCACCTGACCCCACCCTAACTACTCTTCTCCTGCCTGTATGATCGCTTGTGCTCTCCTAGAATAGGGCCCAGGAGGCTCGTTGTCTGCATGCATAGACGGACCTGAACAGCATCACTGTGATCTCTGCTCTAGTCTTGTGCTGCCCAGTCCCTAGCCCCTAGCCACACTTGGCTGTTGAACATTTGAAATGTGACTAGCCTGAACTGAGGTGTGCTCAAAGTGAAAAATACACACCAGATCCCAAAGACTTGGTAGCAAAAGAaggtattttaaacattttttttctttttggcctggGAGACATGCAGGATCtctgttccctgaccaaggactgatctGTGCTCCCTGCAactggaagcacggagtcttaaccactagaccaccagagaagtccaaaaaaaattattttaactatcTCATCAATTTTTATATTGGTTACatgttaaaatgatattttagatatattggcTTAGCTAATATATTAAAATCAATAGCAGtggtttctttttaccttttttattGGCCTGCTTATAGAgaattaatggcaacccactgcagtattcttgcctggagaatcccatgagtggaggagcctggtgggttacagtccactggatcgcaaggagtcggacacgactgagcgacttcacttgcactttctttcactttcagagaattTAAACATGTGtggcttgcattatatttctattggtgCTGCTATAGTCCCTCCCACCATAAGAATTCAATTCCTGAAAACCCCTACTGAGTAAATTAAGCCTCATGAAGAAGGGagaattagggacttccctggtgtttctcatgatgtactctgcatataagttaaataagcagggtgacagtatacagtcttgacgaactccttttcctatttggaaccagtctgttgttccatgtccagttctaactgctgcttcctgacctgcatataggtttctcaagaggcaggtcaggtggtctggtattcccatctctttcagaattttccacagtttattataacccacacagtcaaaggctttggcatagtcaataaagcagatgtttttctggaactctcttgctttttccatgatccagcggatgttggcaatttgatctctggttcctctgccttttctaaaaccagcttgaacatcaggaagttcacggttcatgtactgttgaagcctggctttgagaattttgagcattactttactagcatgtgagatgagtgcaactgtgcatcatgagaaacgctgggctggaagaagcacaagctggaatcaagatttccgggagaaatatcaataacctcagctatgcagatgacaccacccttatggcagaaagtgaagaggaactcaaaagcctcttgatgaaagtgaaagaggagagtgaaaaagttggcttaaagctcaacattcagaaaacgaagatcatggcatctggtgccatcacttcatgggaaatagatggggaaacagtggaaacagtgtcagactttatttttgggggctccaaaatcactgcagatggtgactgcagccatgaaattaaaagacacttactccttggaagaaaagttatgaccaacctagataccatattgaaaagcagagaccttacttggccaacaaagctccatctagtcaaggctatggtttttccagtggtcatgtatggatgtgagagttggactgtgaagaaagctgagtgctgaagaattgatgcttttgaactgtggtgttggagaagactcttgagaatcccttggactgcaaggagatccaaccagtccattctaaaggagatcagccctgggtgttctttggaaggaatgatgctaacactgaaactccagtactttggccacctcatgcgaagagttgactcattggaaaagactctgatgctgggagggattgggggcaggaggagaaggggacgacagaagatgagatggctggatggcatcaccgactcgatggacatgggtttgagtgaactccgggagttggtgatggacagggaggcctgtgctgtgattcatggggtcgcaaagagtcggacacaactgagcaactgaactgaactgaactggtcttcctactgcagggggcatgggtttgatccctgttgggggaactaagatcccacatgtgataCGGCAAGGTCAAAAAATGGGGTGGACAATTAGGGACTAGATTGGGAAAACCTATCAATCTTTTTCTCTAATGGTCACTATACGTAAGCCATAATGACAGCACACTAAATAAACTATCATCTCACACATCTCAAAAAGTACTTATGGACACTGTGTGGTTAACTTCCATTCACCAGCCTTTGTTCTCTAGAGCCTTTTTTGCACATTACAGGAAAGGACTGGTgcttataaattaattttgttcTGAGCATTTGAATGGAAGATCAGCTACAGACTTCCAAAGCCCTCCAGGTGGCTCGCCCCCTGCAGGAAAGCAGAGTGGCATGGCCTGCTTCCATGTGGTAGCCAGAAGTCCTAAGCCTCATCTTGAGTTCCAGCAGAAAAGGCAGCATGGAGGATGCACAAGTTTTATTCTCTGGACAGGACCAGCTGGCAAGTGGGCTCTGCTCCACCTGAAATTCTTGCAAGAGGAACAAAGGTACCCAGATGTAAAACCTGACCACTGTTATTCAGAATTTCTACCTGTCCTCAGCAGCATTCCCCAATTCCTAGCAAACACCCTGACTTACCACGCAGTCTCTGCCACTGTGTACACATTACCCTGCTTTGCCTAACCAAGCCTTTGTGGGAACCTGAAGGTGTGGCCACAGAAGGAGTGTGTTGATATGCTTGCTGCTGCCTCTGTAGCTTTGCTCAGCTTCCAGCTGTCTTTTCAGTACATCTGTTATGGACACTCATGTTTTTCTCAGCTGCCAGGAAGGGGATTCAGCCCTGTGAGACTTGGCTAGAGAACACTCAGCCCTTTGAGCAGCCCTTGAGTTGTACCCTGTAGCTAGTTCAACATTCTAATGTTCCAGAGACTTCGCTTTCCCTTCTCCCAAAGAAGTGTGAACTAGACACCAAGGTTCCAGCAAGGTTCTTGGACCCTGTGCTGGACTTGGCTGTAAATAGGGCAGCAGCTGGGCGGGACAGACACCCTGTTAGAGAGACAGGGCCAAGAATACAACCTTAACTCCAGGCATTGGCTGGACAGAGGCCGAACCTTTTTCTATTAACTCTTCCAACTGGGTCAAGCAGAGGCATCAGGTTTCCTTACAAAGAGTCCTTCATTctactctcttctcctttctaaTTAAGGGAAGTGCACTCTCAACAATATGACTCATGTTTCTACTCCACAATAGATAATATTGTTCCAAGCGCACTgtatggctcagtaaatatttgcagaaTTAAATGGAATTGATGCCTTCCTCTGTAACAATTCCTGCTTGggaatgtcatttatttttaaaactttgtcaaAGAATTCATTGGATTATGACAGGATATATTCCATTTGTTTGTATAACACAAGAGATCAAATTTTTGGCTGTTTCgctgccagtttttttttttttaatacatgcaAAAGGTG
This DNA window, taken from Bubalus kerabau isolate K-KA32 ecotype Philippines breed swamp buffalo chromosome X, PCC_UOA_SB_1v2, whole genome shotgun sequence, encodes the following:
- the NYX gene encoding nyctalopin; this encodes MESCGMLSLLLHAMVLGLPSTRAAEDTCVNACPAACVCSSVERRCSVRCDRAGLLRVPAEFPCEAASIDLDRNGLRFLGERAFGTLPSLRRLSLRHNNLSFITPGAFKGLPRLAELSLAHNGDLRYLHARTFTALGRLRRLDLTVCRLFSVPERLLAELPALRELAAFDNLFRRVPGALRGLANLTHAHLERSRIEAVASSSLLGLRRLRSLSLQGNRVRAVHGGAFRDCSALEHLLLNDNLLAALPADAFLGLRRLRTLNLGGNALGRVVRAWFAELAELELLYLDRNHIAFVEEGAFQNLSGLLALHLNGNHLTVLAWAAFQPGFFLGRLFLFRNPWRCDCRLEWLRDWMESFGRTADVPCASPGSVAGLDLRQVAFGRSSEGFCVDPDELNLTASSPGSSPEPAATTVSRFSSLLSKLLAPRAPVAEAANTTKGPVNTSLSDSLPSLGVGGSGHKTPFLVGSGLLLSVAQHVLFVLQRD